The following are encoded together in the Mumia sp. Pv4-285 genome:
- a CDS encoding glycosyltransferase family 2 protein → MTTDSTGSMPPVSVFMTVRNEERDLAECVERILAQEYVGVIEVVVAVGPSEDRTREIADGLASTHPTVTIVDNPSGLTPHGLNAAVAAASHDYLVRADGHALFPPDYLARIVSALADTGAANVGGRMSPEGLSPFGRAVARAMSSRFGIGGAAFHTGGEAGPQPTVYLGAFRRDALQKVGGYDEHFVRAQDWELNHRLRETGETVWFLPDVAVTYRPRETWKAFATQQYRTGGWRRRVIKRHPETASVRYLAPPAVVVGSTLGLAAGAVGAFTTPWLMLGLAVPAGYLVGVGAAALWEGRDLDPQARRRLPAAMVTLHGAWGLGFLLS, encoded by the coding sequence ATGACGACCGACAGCACGGGCTCGATGCCTCCGGTCTCGGTCTTCATGACCGTCCGCAACGAGGAGCGTGACCTGGCCGAGTGCGTCGAACGCATCCTCGCCCAGGAGTACGTCGGGGTGATCGAGGTCGTCGTGGCGGTCGGCCCGTCGGAGGACAGGACCCGAGAGATCGCCGACGGGCTCGCGTCGACGCACCCGACGGTCACGATCGTCGACAACCCGAGCGGGTTGACCCCGCACGGGCTGAACGCCGCGGTCGCGGCTGCCTCGCACGACTACCTGGTGCGAGCCGACGGGCACGCACTGTTCCCGCCGGACTACCTGGCCCGCATCGTCTCGGCCCTCGCGGACACCGGCGCCGCGAACGTCGGTGGCCGCATGTCGCCTGAGGGTCTGAGTCCCTTCGGGCGCGCCGTGGCGCGCGCGATGTCGTCGCGGTTCGGCATCGGCGGTGCCGCGTTCCACACGGGAGGAGAGGCGGGTCCGCAGCCGACCGTGTACCTCGGGGCGTTCCGTCGTGACGCTCTCCAGAAGGTCGGCGGCTACGACGAGCACTTCGTGCGAGCCCAGGACTGGGAGCTGAACCACCGGCTGCGTGAGACGGGGGAGACGGTGTGGTTCCTCCCGGACGTCGCCGTCACCTACCGGCCGCGGGAGACGTGGAAGGCGTTCGCCACGCAGCAGTACCGCACCGGCGGTTGGCGCCGTCGAGTGATCAAGCGGCACCCCGAGACGGCCTCCGTCCGCTACCTCGCACCGCCGGCCGTGGTGGTGGGCAGCACGCTCGGCCTCGCTGCCGGCGCGGTCGGTGCGTTCACGACGCCGTGGCTGATGCTTGGTCTCGCCGTTCCGGCCGGCTATCTCGTGGGCGTCGGTGCAGCGGCTCTCTGGGAGGGACGCGACCTTGATCCGCAGGCTCGACGGCGTCTCCCGGCGGCCATGGTGACGCTCCATGGAGCATGGGGGCTAGGCTTCCTCTTGAGTTAG
- a CDS encoding polysaccharide pyruvyl transferase family protein has product MTRLLLRAHKSPFTAPSAGRVLARNLIGNNVGNLVFSYSVQRTLSVPGTTIDVARLNRARTLGTEEIDEKYDHVVIPLANAFRKRFLPNLDAITETIEKLSVPVTVVGVGVQSAVDEGVAAPRQVADAVTRFVRAVLDHSPSIGVRGERTADYLAGLGFGPEHVEVIGCPSMFLHGDRLPLRRTEPRLDPDGPIAFNLSPYLAQMAPVVEDQVARYPGLVYFGQDIDTLRLLLEGTSRRRGADERLPVHPDHPLIAGGRTRFPTDVTRWLEALSAYPFSYGTRIHGNIAALLAGTPAYVLTHDARTLELARYHEIPHRRIDVPFDGVDAVELHEAADWGPMVSGHAERFERYAAFLHAHGLSHVFEPGQAAGAEAFDQRVARKSFPPLVGEPVGAARRPRDLGDRITPKLRKLVRSARPRS; this is encoded by the coding sequence GTGACGCGCTTGCTGCTCCGGGCTCACAAGAGCCCCTTCACCGCACCGTCGGCCGGACGAGTGCTCGCGCGCAACCTCATCGGCAACAACGTCGGCAACCTCGTCTTCAGCTACTCGGTCCAGCGCACCCTGTCGGTGCCCGGCACGACGATCGACGTGGCACGGCTCAACCGAGCCCGTACGCTCGGCACCGAGGAGATCGACGAGAAGTACGACCACGTCGTCATCCCGCTCGCGAACGCGTTCCGCAAGCGCTTCCTGCCGAACCTCGACGCGATCACCGAGACCATCGAGAAGCTCTCGGTGCCGGTCACCGTGGTCGGCGTCGGCGTCCAGTCGGCGGTCGACGAAGGAGTCGCAGCACCGCGGCAGGTCGCCGATGCCGTCACCCGGTTCGTGCGCGCCGTGCTCGACCACTCGCCGTCGATCGGCGTCCGCGGCGAGCGGACCGCCGACTACCTCGCCGGGCTCGGCTTCGGGCCCGAGCACGTCGAGGTCATCGGCTGCCCGTCGATGTTCCTCCACGGCGACCGGCTCCCGCTGCGTCGGACGGAGCCGCGCCTCGATCCGGACGGGCCCATCGCGTTCAACCTGTCGCCGTACCTCGCGCAGATGGCGCCCGTGGTCGAGGACCAGGTCGCCCGCTACCCCGGGCTCGTCTACTTCGGCCAGGACATCGACACGCTCCGCCTCCTCCTGGAGGGCACGAGCCGCCGCAGGGGCGCCGACGAGCGGCTGCCCGTCCACCCGGACCACCCCCTGATCGCCGGCGGACGGACGCGTTTCCCGACGGATGTGACGCGGTGGCTCGAAGCGCTGTCCGCGTACCCGTTCTCCTACGGCACCCGGATCCACGGCAACATCGCGGCACTGCTGGCCGGCACCCCGGCGTACGTGCTCACCCACGACGCCCGCACGCTCGAGCTGGCGCGCTACCACGAGATCCCGCACCGCAGGATCGACGTCCCGTTCGACGGGGTCGACGCCGTCGAGCTGCACGAGGCCGCGGACTGGGGGCCGATGGTCTCGGGTCACGCCGAGCGCTTCGAGCGCTATGCGGCCTTCCTCCACGCCCACGGACTGTCCCACGTGTTCGAACCGGGTCAGGCGGCCGGCGCCGAGGCGTTCGACCAGCGGGTCGCCCGCAAGTCCTTCCCGCCCCTCGTGGGAGAGCCGGTCGGGGCAGCGCGCCGCCCGCGCGACCTCGGCGACCGCATCACGCCGAAGCTGCGGAAGCTGGTCCGATCGGCTCGTCCGCGATCCTGA
- a CDS encoding CDP-glycerol glycerophosphotransferase family protein produces MHRLRGMARIVSRASRQVRNRLERSTFASRCNSDPRALAAPVAVYFADGPENLYQLRQWDRVLTALPWPVVVVVSRPDTGRRVLAETSLPVFFAPGSTYLEDLLARGAVKTVLYLNHLPLNFRMLRFAAPVHVHLGHGESDKDSSVTNQNKAYDRVLVAGPAARERVAGALRGFDDAVHVREVGRPQLDLAYPGAPEWADDGTTRVLYAPTWEGDRASMAYGSVASHGVALVSSLVSDPRYRVVYRPHPRAGVQDPAYAAADRRIRALLAEHGDRHIVDTGPYGWQWAFADVCVTDLSSVAYDWLATAKPMLVTVPTEPRATLPPSRLLEEVPRLHAADAPRAATLLDANWPRERMLALSEHYFGDMSAGASTRRFVGALEEALRIADEPIGPASAASA; encoded by the coding sequence GTGCACCGGTTGAGAGGGATGGCCAGGATCGTCTCGCGGGCGAGCAGGCAGGTCCGCAACCGGCTCGAGCGGAGCACGTTCGCCTCCCGCTGCAACTCCGACCCGCGTGCGCTCGCCGCTCCGGTCGCGGTGTACTTCGCCGACGGGCCCGAGAACCTCTACCAGCTCCGTCAGTGGGACCGAGTCCTGACGGCGCTCCCGTGGCCCGTCGTCGTCGTCGTTTCGCGGCCCGACACCGGACGCCGCGTGCTCGCCGAGACGTCCCTCCCCGTCTTCTTCGCACCAGGATCGACCTACCTCGAGGACCTGCTCGCCCGCGGCGCCGTCAAGACCGTGCTCTACCTGAACCACCTCCCCCTGAACTTCCGGATGCTGCGGTTCGCCGCGCCGGTCCACGTCCACCTCGGCCACGGTGAGAGCGACAAGGACTCCAGCGTCACCAACCAGAACAAGGCGTACGACCGGGTGCTGGTCGCCGGCCCGGCCGCGCGCGAGCGCGTGGCCGGAGCGCTGCGGGGATTCGACGACGCGGTGCACGTCCGTGAGGTGGGTCGTCCACAGCTCGACCTCGCGTATCCCGGCGCACCGGAGTGGGCGGACGACGGCACGACCCGCGTCCTGTACGCGCCGACGTGGGAGGGCGACCGCGCGAGCATGGCGTACGGCTCGGTGGCATCGCACGGAGTTGCACTCGTGTCGTCGTTGGTGAGCGACCCGCGCTACCGCGTCGTCTACCGTCCGCACCCGCGCGCGGGGGTCCAGGACCCTGCCTACGCGGCGGCCGACCGGCGGATCCGAGCGCTGCTCGCCGAGCACGGCGACCGGCACATCGTCGACACCGGCCCGTACGGGTGGCAGTGGGCGTTCGCCGACGTGTGCGTCACCGATCTGTCGTCGGTGGCCTACGACTGGCTCGCGACGGCGAAGCCGATGCTGGTCACAGTGCCGACCGAGCCGCGGGCCACGCTACCGCCGTCGCGTCTGCTCGAGGAGGTTCCCCGCCTGCACGCGGCCGACGCCCCGCGTGCGGCGACGCTCCTCGACGCCAACTGGCCACGCGAGCGCATGCTCGCGCTGTCGGAGCACTACTTCGGCGACATGTCCGCCGGTGCGAGCACCCGGCGCTTCGTCGGTGCGCTCGAAGAGGCGCTCAGGATCGCGGACGAGCCGATCGGACCAGCTTCCGCAGCTTCGGCGTGA